The genome window ATAAAGGTGTATATAGACCTGTGCTATAAGAACATAGAGAGGAACTGCAAACTGCGCACCTTGGCAGTAAGAAAGATCAAGGCCAACCAGAGTAAGGAGCTACTGAGCCTCCTTTCTTCCTCAACCAATACAGAGAAAGAGAACAAGGAGTTTCTGACGGAATTTGACAAGGCATTCCTGTCTCTGTACCCAACTTTTATTACTGAGCTGAACCAGCAACTCACAGAATCGGCTCACATCCAACTGAAAGAGAATGGGGAAATGCCCCCTATCCTCCGTGTGTGCGCCCTGTTAAGATTAGGCATCACCGAAAGTTCCAAGATAGCCGGCATCCTGTCTTATTCGCCACAAACCGTATACAACTACCGTTCCCTGCTCAAGAACAATGCCATCGACAAGGAGCACTTCGAAGAAAATGTGCTCAAACTCTGCATGGTGATAGCCGACTGATGAGAGAAAAAAATACCTATAGGTCATAACAAATCCCGACAGGCAACAACATACCTGTCGGGATTTTTTAATTATCTGCAATTGATGAGAAATCTACTTTACTATATATTTCTTGCCACCCCGGATATAGATACCATCATATTTCGCCGGGAGCGATACCTTTCGGCCATTGATATCATAAACATCGGAACTGCAAGGCTTAGTAACACCGACAACAGGAGTTAATTCCGAAGTCAAATCATAATCTATTTCACCATCATCAGGGCAATGAATAACCACCATTTCCTGATACCACTGATACTCCTCATCAACGGAGACACCATTATCCGTATACTCCAGAGGAAGGAGGCTCAAGTCGAAATAGCCATCACCTAAACCACCATACCCCCAATTCACTCCTACGTTTCCATCAGCATCATAACCATCCAGCACAAAGGCATGGGAAGAAGTCTTGTCGTTTCCCTGCTTATTGGATGTACCGGCATATAGAATAGGATGCCCGGCGCTCAATTCCCGATAAATAACCTTTTTCCAGGCTGCATCATCATAGTTATTGGTCTGGGGATAATCCTTATAGCCATAATACTGGGTAAGATAGCCGAAATGCTTCTTCATGCCAGCCGCAGCATCTTGCAAAGATGCGCCACTGCCATCAAGAGAATAATTCATACCAGCCACACAACCGCAATGAAACATCAACTTGGCTACTGCGGCAGCCTGTTCCGAGCTGTAGCTATCACCCGAATAAGCAGGCAACATCTCCGTCCACTTATACTCTCCCATACTCAGCATAGCAGTACGTTTCTCATCGCCGACGCTATAAGAAGCGACACCTTTGCCACGGGATGGATACTGGTATACAGACATAATCTGTGCCATAGCCGTAGCCACGCAACCCACCCAGCAGTTTTTACCATTCACTTGTGGGCACTGGCTATTGAAAGGAGCATCCTGGCCCCATTTTGTAGTAACCAGATGCTCAACACTCGACTTGCAACCTGCAGGGATAACCTGATAACCCGTAGAAGCAGCACGAAGTGAAGCGTCATTAATTCTATCCAAGAACCAGCCCAAGGCAGGATTATCACCAAAAGTACCCTCGTCAGAATAACCTATCACAGCCTTGAACGCATCATCATTGGCGAGAACTACAAATCCGTTCCGGTTGCGTCCTACAACCGTATAAGCATCCGTCTGGCGCATAACCCGAAGGTTCTCACCTGCTCCTCCACGAGAAGTTTTTCCGCCAACAGAAGGCAAACGCTCCCCCAGCACCTCACTGGCTATCTCCAATTTCTGCTGAAGGCTCCTTTCCTTTGCCTCAGAGAAAAGGAAAGAAGCCAACATCAGAGAAAATATAAAAATCTTCTTCATAAGTCCAAAATCTTTAGGAAATCATTCGATATTTCTACCAAACGCCATACACATTTACAGACTGCTGCTCAACACTGGAATTTATATATCCATTCAGATAGATGTATTTCTGTGTGAAGTCTATATAAGAATAGGTACTATAGCCATATCCACCATACCACATGAAAGAGTTGATATTTACATCTCCTACCGTCCAGTTCCACAAATAGTCACCTGTAGAAGAATCAACACCAGCTACGATATAGTTTTCCTTATAGGTCTGATGGTCATATATGGCAGCACCCTTTCCTTCCTCAGGAACCAGTTCACCGGAGCAATCAGCCAGATTATCGGCATTGAAAGTGCCATTAATCTTGAAATAAAGATCAGCACCCGAACCCAACATATTGGTGATATAAAACTGATTGACACCTTCCAGCTGGTAGATATCAGAATAGGTAACAGGCAAATCTGTGAAACCTGCGTAATAGAACTGCACATTCTCCAGTACTTTCGTCCACTGAGAAACCAGCACCGACGACTGCAGCACCGTACTGCCATCCTGCTTGGTATAAGGATCGGCATAGGCTTCATCGACATCTATCTTGAAACCAAATTTCTTTTTAGGTGTCAAGCCCTTTACGGAAATGGTCAGCGTAGCCTCTTTCTCGCCCTGGGCAAACTCCACCGTTGCAGGCACCTGAATAGCAGTTGTATCAGTATACTCTACCTTGACAGGAACACTCGCAGCCTCAGCGGCTACCTTACGGCAAACCTTCACATTAACGGTTTCCTGGTCTGGAGTAAGAATAAACTCTGCCGCATTGCCAGCAGCAAAATACACTCCCATGCAATTGTCTGGTGCAGGATTGCCTGGCGCATAATCATCGTCATCGCTGCAGGAAGAGAACCCCAACAGGAGACCAGCCGAGATGGCAAGCCCCAAATATCTAAAAAACTTTATATTCTTCATTGTCAATTCCATTTTTAAGATTGAAAAATCTCCTCATTTACTCACTCTTTGCCTCTACCACACTTGTAGGGTCAGGATTCAGTACCACAGCCGGATTAGAACTCTTCTCATATTCAGGGATATAACAATCCATCCATGGAGCCACGAAACCATACTTGGAATTCAAGCGGTGACTCTCCAGGAAGTTGGTACCCGTATAGGTGCGGACAACAGTTTTCTTAAGACGCTTATAATCAAAATACAGCAGTCCCTCTCCCCAGAGTTCGATACGTTTCTGAAGCAGCACGGCATCTTCAAGTGATTCGATGTCTGTAGCCTGACACTTATAAGAGCCATCTGTATAGCGATAAGCATTCATGAAATCATTCAATACGGTCTTGGCAGCATCCACCCCTTCTGTATGGGCAATGGCCTCAATATAGATGAGATACATCTCTTCTACACGCATCAATGGAATATCACACAAACAGCCCACATAGAGATCAGACAAATTACCAGAGCCTGGGTGATACTTCAGGTTGGTGTAAGCAGGCAGTTTAGCCCATCCTGCTCCATCCAGCAAGGTAGAATAGCCTGCTGGAACCTCAGCCTTGCCAGCATCCTCAGGGGCAACCCAAGTCTTCTTTCGCCAGTCGGCATCAGGTATCTGATTATAGAGCGAAGCACCTATCATACGGTAAGCCTTGCCATAACCACCCATGGAGAATGCGGTAGATTCAGAAGATACCGTACCCATCCAGGAATGGTACCAGCTGCCCAATTGTTCCTTTGTTCCCAGCGAAGCCTTCCATATCCAGGAAGAATTAGCTGTATTGAAACCTGTCTTCTTATTATACCATTCGCTCTGAGACATTGGCTGGCAACCGGAATTGTCGATGGCAGCCTGTGCGTATGAGGCAGCCTTGGCAAAACAGTCATTAACCGCCGTAATGCCCAAGGCATCATAGCCGTCAGCATCATTCTCATGAGCCAACTGGGCTGTCAGATCATCTGCCGAATCATAAAAACGAGAACCCAGTTCCAACCAGAAGCGTGCCTTCAAACCATCTACCACGCTCTCATCCGGCTGCTCCTTGCCCGTACGCTTATAGCCCTTCAAGTATGCCTCAGCCTTATTCAGGTCGTGCAGGATGAAGCGATACATGGTATAATAAGGTACACGAGGATTGTTCTTACCCTCAACGGCAGTAGTCTTCTCGGTCACGATAGGCACGGTAAGTCCCATAACCTTGGCTGCCTTGGCATCAAATTCAGAGAATCCGGTCTTCTTGAATTCAAACATTCTTGCCATATCCAGGTATGCCAAAGCACGGTAAGCATAAGCCACACCGGCAGACGCCTTTGCAGATTCAGATGCTCCTTCCACATCGAGCGACGAGATGATACTGTTGGCATTGTTCACCAAACCATAATAGTAGAAATAGGTGTAATTGAAAGGGCTACGGAGCCCCTTACCATTCTCTATAGATGAGAAATAGTCGTAATCTGCATTATAAACAGGCATATCTGCCGTCATCACATCACGGATAATCATCTGGCTGGGATAACCGTTGTCGTAAGCCGAACCGTTTCCATACACACCACTCTTTACCATATAGGCACTCAAGCCGGTCAACAAGCCCTGCTGAGCCGTCTCAGACCCCTGCACCTGACTGCCTGTTGCATAATCCTTTGGCAGTTCCTCCTCCAGACAGCTCTGCATCATCAAGCATGAAGAGAGCACTACAGTGAACAGAGAAACCTTGCGAAATATATTGTTCATCATATAAAAATCTCCTTAATCTATATAAAAATCT of Segatella copri contains these proteins:
- a CDS encoding C10 family peptidase, with amino-acid sequence MKKIFIFSLMLASFLFSEAKERSLQQKLEIASEVLGERLPSVGGKTSRGGAGENLRVMRQTDAYTVVGRNRNGFVVLANDDAFKAVIGYSDEGTFGDNPALGWFLDRINDASLRAASTGYQVIPAGCKSSVEHLVTTKWGQDAPFNSQCPQVNGKNCWVGCVATAMAQIMSVYQYPSRGKGVASYSVGDEKRTAMLSMGEYKWTEMLPAYSGDSYSSEQAAAVAKLMFHCGCVAGMNYSLDGSGASLQDAAAGMKKHFGYLTQYYGYKDYPQTNNYDDAAWKKVIYRELSAGHPILYAGTSNKQGNDKTSSHAFVLDGYDADGNVGVNWGYGGLGDGYFDLSLLPLEYTDNGVSVDEEYQWYQEMVVIHCPDDGEIDYDLTSELTPVVGVTKPCSSDVYDINGRKVSLPAKYDGIYIRGGKKYIVK
- a CDS encoding RagB/SusD family nutrient uptake outer membrane protein, with amino-acid sequence MMNNIFRKVSLFTVVLSSCLMMQSCLEEELPKDYATGSQVQGSETAQQGLLTGLSAYMVKSGVYGNGSAYDNGYPSQMIIRDVMTADMPVYNADYDYFSSIENGKGLRSPFNYTYFYYYGLVNNANSIISSLDVEGASESAKASAGVAYAYRALAYLDMARMFEFKKTGFSEFDAKAAKVMGLTVPIVTEKTTAVEGKNNPRVPYYTMYRFILHDLNKAEAYLKGYKRTGKEQPDESVVDGLKARFWLELGSRFYDSADDLTAQLAHENDADGYDALGITAVNDCFAKAASYAQAAIDNSGCQPMSQSEWYNKKTGFNTANSSWIWKASLGTKEQLGSWYHSWMGTVSSESTAFSMGGYGKAYRMIGASLYNQIPDADWRKKTWVAPEDAGKAEVPAGYSTLLDGAGWAKLPAYTNLKYHPGSGNLSDLYVGCLCDIPLMRVEEMYLIYIEAIAHTEGVDAAKTVLNDFMNAYRYTDGSYKCQATDIESLEDAVLLQKRIELWGEGLLYFDYKRLKKTVVRTYTGTNFLESHRLNSKYGFVAPWMDCYIPEYEKSSNPAVVLNPDPTSVVEAKSE